A section of the Acidobacterium capsulatum ATCC 51196 genome encodes:
- the hpnA gene encoding hopanoid-associated sugar epimerase — translation MKVLVTGATGFVGSHVAKELAAQGASLRLLVRKTSNLANLEGLNAETVTGDLMEPESLRTAVRGCEALLHVAADYRLWVRDPKQMYAANVEGTRALLQMAREEGVGRCVYTSSVATMAFREDGTIVDEATPVSVDDMVGHYKRSKFLAEQVALEAAAAGQAVIVLNPTTPIGPGDIKPTPTGRIVVDFLNRKFPAYMDTGLNLVDVKEVARTHVAALDPAVGRPGERYILGGENLTLKQILDKMSAITGLPSPTMKVSHGVAMAFAFFDETIQGKLLGREPRATVESVRMGRKKMFASSAKAQRELGFRVVPVYEALREAIAWFRAHGYAPLA, via the coding sequence GTGAAGGTGCTGGTGACCGGCGCGACGGGCTTCGTCGGCAGCCATGTGGCAAAAGAACTGGCGGCGCAGGGAGCCAGCCTGCGCCTGCTGGTGCGCAAGACGAGCAACCTGGCCAATCTGGAAGGGCTGAATGCCGAAACGGTGACCGGCGACCTCATGGAGCCGGAGTCACTGCGGACGGCGGTGCGCGGCTGCGAGGCGCTGCTGCATGTGGCGGCGGATTACCGGCTGTGGGTACGCGACCCCAAACAGATGTATGCGGCCAATGTGGAGGGCACGCGCGCGCTGTTGCAGATGGCGCGCGAAGAGGGTGTGGGGCGCTGCGTCTATACGTCGAGCGTGGCCACGATGGCCTTTCGCGAAGATGGCACCATTGTGGACGAGGCCACGCCGGTGAGCGTGGACGACATGGTGGGGCACTACAAGCGGTCGAAGTTTCTGGCCGAGCAGGTTGCGCTGGAGGCGGCCGCGGCGGGGCAGGCGGTGATCGTGCTGAATCCCACGACGCCGATTGGCCCGGGCGACATCAAGCCGACGCCCACAGGGCGCATTGTGGTGGATTTTCTGAACCGGAAATTCCCGGCCTACATGGACACGGGGCTGAACCTGGTGGACGTCAAGGAAGTGGCGCGGACGCATGTGGCGGCGCTTGATCCGGCAGTGGGCAGGCCGGGCGAGCGGTACATCCTGGGCGGCGAAAACCTGACGCTCAAGCAGATTCTGGACAAGATGTCGGCCATCACCGGGCTGCCGTCTCCAACGATGAAGGTTTCGCACGGCGTGGCGATGGCCTTTGCGTTCTTTGACGAGACCATTCAGGGCAAGCTGCTGGGCCGGGAGCCGCGCGCGACGGTCGAGTCGGTACGGATGGGGCGGAAGAAGATGTTTGCCTCCTCGGCCAAGGCGCAGCGGGAGCTGGGCTTTCGGGTGGTGCCGGTGTATGAGGCGCTGCGCGAGGCGATTGCGTGGTTCCGGGCGCATGGGTATGCGCCGCTGGCGTAA
- a CDS encoding zinc-dependent dehydrogenase, whose translation MATTLPRQDVAGGAAPISATMRAAVYRGVNDVRVESVPVPQVAAGEVLIRVHSCGICGTDLKKIHTGSHSAPRIFGHETSGTIVAVGEGVEGFAVGDRVMVFHHIPCGECYYCRKRTFAQCPVYKKVGCTAGFEPSGGGFAEYVRVMDWIVKRGLVKIPDGVPFEQAAFVEPVNTCLKAIKNLDLAADETVLVIGQGPIGIILAALAARSGAKVLTSDLYAERHATAAKFGLKHPIDAGKQDVVAAAHAASDGRGADAVILAVGGNALIKTAMDAARPGGRVLLFAQTQHGDAVIDPAAVCMDEKSLVGSYSASVEIQDEGAQVVFDGYRNGFDLTQLISHRFGLEQAVEAIEVASHPSAGSMKIFIQPGEQA comes from the coding sequence ATGGCTACGACTCTCCCCAGGCAGGATGTCGCAGGTGGGGCTGCGCCGATCTCCGCGACCATGCGCGCCGCGGTCTATCGCGGAGTAAATGACGTGCGCGTGGAAAGTGTTCCTGTGCCGCAGGTTGCGGCCGGGGAGGTGCTGATCCGGGTACACTCGTGCGGCATCTGCGGCACTGATCTCAAGAAGATTCATACGGGCTCGCACTCCGCGCCGCGCATTTTTGGGCATGAGACCAGCGGCACAATTGTGGCCGTGGGCGAGGGTGTCGAAGGCTTTGCCGTGGGCGACCGCGTGATGGTCTTTCATCACATTCCTTGCGGGGAGTGCTACTACTGCCGCAAAAGGACCTTTGCGCAGTGCCCGGTCTATAAAAAGGTGGGTTGCACGGCGGGCTTTGAGCCTTCGGGCGGCGGCTTTGCCGAGTATGTGCGCGTGATGGACTGGATTGTGAAGCGCGGCCTGGTGAAGATTCCCGACGGCGTGCCGTTTGAGCAGGCCGCATTTGTGGAGCCGGTGAATACCTGCCTGAAGGCCATCAAGAATCTTGACCTGGCGGCGGATGAAACCGTGCTGGTGATAGGGCAGGGGCCAATCGGGATTATTCTGGCGGCGCTGGCGGCGCGCTCGGGCGCGAAGGTGCTGACCTCTGATCTCTATGCCGAGCGGCATGCGACGGCGGCAAAGTTTGGCCTCAAGCATCCGATTGATGCGGGCAAGCAGGATGTGGTGGCGGCAGCGCATGCGGCCAGCGACGGGCGCGGCGCGGATGCCGTGATTCTGGCGGTGGGCGGCAATGCGCTCATCAAGACGGCGATGGATGCGGCGCGGCCCGGCGGGCGGGTGCTGCTCTTTGCGCAGACGCAGCATGGAGATGCGGTGATCGATCCGGCGGCGGTGTGCATGGATGAGAAGTCGCTGGTGGGCTCGTACAGCGCCTCGGTGGAGATTCAGGACGAGGGCGCGCAGGTGGTCTTTGACGGCTACCGCAACGGGTTTGATTTGACGCAACTGATTTCGCATCGCTTCGGGCTGGAGCAGGCGGTGGAGGCAATCGAGGTGGCTTCGCATCCTAGCGCGGGGTCAATGAAGATTTTCATTCAACCGGGCGAGCAGGCATGA
- the hemQ gene encoding hydrogen peroxide-dependent heme synthase, which translates to MTRMMVSDREMSADLHPAPLTLDGSCVLHQMFRFDWPAWRALEAGDRQRMVAEAQAFLGPLEAGAAEGHPNQSAVFAQLGHKGDLLFVHFRDSMEELARLERDLAKLELSDYLEPSESYVSVVELGLYESSAKTYAQLAMEGIEPHTEVWNQRVAEVVARQAEAMGVRLFPRIPEGKYLCFYPMDRRRGEEVNWYTQSMAERQRMMHDHGMIGRRYADSVRQIISGSIGFDDWEWGVDLFADDPKVFKKLIYEMRFDEASALYAEFGPFYISVRLPSQELGQWLALEGGTR; encoded by the coding sequence ATGACTCGAATGATGGTTTCTGATCGGGAGATGTCTGCCGACCTGCATCCGGCTCCGCTGACGCTGGATGGTTCGTGTGTGCTGCATCAGATGTTTCGCTTTGACTGGCCGGCGTGGCGGGCGCTGGAGGCGGGCGACCGGCAGCGGATGGTTGCCGAAGCGCAGGCGTTTCTTGGGCCGCTGGAGGCTGGCGCGGCGGAGGGTCATCCGAACCAGAGTGCCGTGTTTGCGCAGCTTGGGCACAAGGGCGATCTGCTGTTTGTGCATTTTCGCGACAGCATGGAAGAGCTGGCCCGGCTGGAGCGCGATCTCGCAAAGCTGGAGCTGAGCGATTACCTGGAGCCGAGCGAGTCGTATGTGTCGGTGGTGGAGCTGGGGCTGTATGAGTCCTCGGCGAAGACCTATGCGCAACTCGCGATGGAGGGCATTGAGCCGCACACCGAGGTGTGGAACCAGCGCGTGGCCGAGGTGGTGGCGCGGCAGGCCGAGGCGATGGGCGTGCGGCTGTTTCCGCGCATCCCCGAGGGCAAGTACCTGTGCTTTTATCCCATGGACCGGCGGCGCGGCGAGGAAGTGAACTGGTACACGCAGTCGATGGCCGAGCGCCAGCGCATGATGCATGACCACGGCATGATTGGCCGCCGCTATGCGGACTCCGTCCGGCAGATCATCAGCGGCTCGATCGGCTTTGATGACTGGGAGTGGGGAGTCGATCTGTTTGCCGATGATCCCAAGGTCTTCAAAAAGCTGATCTACGAGATGCGCTTTGACGAGGCCAGCGCGCTGTATGCGGAGTTTGGCCCGTTTTACATCAGCGTGCGGCTGCCTTCGCAGGAGCTGGGGCAGTGGCTCGCGCTCGAGGGCGGCACGCGGTGA